The sequence GCAGGCACGCCCCTGACCACCCCCGGCGGGCACTGCCATTTCCTCGGGGGTGAGGTCTCGGGCGAAGCCGAGATCCGCGCCCTCATCCGTCTCAACCTCGAACGAGGTGCTGGGGTCATCAAGTGCATGGTCACTGGCGGCGGCCTCACCCGGGGCGGGCCCGCAAGTCACCAATCCCAGTTCTCCGAAACGGAACTGCGCCTTCTCGTAGATGAGGCTCACGCGGCAGGCGTCCCCGTCGCGGCCCACGCACACGGAGCCGACGGCATCGCCGCAGCCGTGGAGGCCGGAGTGGACACCATCGAGCACTGCACGTGGATGACCGGCGACGGCCTCGACTTCCGCCGGGACGTGGTGCAGCAGATCATCGACCGCGACATCACCGTCTGCCCAGCGGTAAGCCCTCACTGGCGGATGCTCCCCGCGATCTTCGGCGAGGAGCGCGCCGCCGGGATGTTCGACCTGGTACGTCAGATGGCAGACGCGGGTGTGAAGCTGGTCGCCGGCACGGACGCCGGAGTGCAGCGTGCCACCTTCAACGGCCTGGTGCCGGCCCTCTCGTTCTACGCCCACCTCGGCCTGGCGAACGCCGAGATCATCAACATGGCGACAACCGCCGCAGCCACGGCCCTCGGGCTCGGCTCCACAACCGGCCGTATCGCTCCGGGCTACCGCGCGGATCTCATCGCTGTCGGGGGAGACCCGCTCTCGGATCTCGACGCCCTCAAGAACGTCACGGCCGTATTCGCCTCCGGTCGGCGGCACGATCCGAAGGCACCAGTCGAGTAGTCGGGGCTGACCGAGCCCTGCCCTCTGGAGCCTCCGGAGGCCCGGAGGGCAGGGCCCTACTCGTCGTCCGTGGAGCCGACCTGTTTCTCGAACTCGGCCTGCAGGTCCGTCAGGAGCGAGAGAACCTCGGGCGACAGACCCTCCGGGCCGAGGCCACGAGCCCGAACCCGTCCGATCGTCCCGTTCCGGGATGCGAGCAACACACGAATCCCCTGGTACACCTGACGGGTGACGGCCTCGTCCGGCTCGAAGTACATGCGCTCGACGCCGAAGAACTCGGCAAGGCCCTCCAGGACAACGGGGTCCGGGCCGTCGGCGTCACCGGCACCTGTTCGGAGGGCCTCGACCTCCTTGGCCGTGACAACCTCCGCCCCTGCATGCCGGTTCACCGCCTCTGCGATTTCTCCATCTCCCGGAACTGCGCCCGCCGGGTAGGAGTGTTCCAGTAGGAAGCTGATCTTCTCCCCGAGAGCACGAGGATGCTCGTCGGCCTCGGCCGCAGCGACGCTCTCGTCCCCGTCCTCTTCGACGATGTTTCCGAACGAGCGCTCCTGAGCTTGCTCCAGCGCCTTCTCCGATACGCCGTACGCCGCTGCCAGCTTCGGCACGTACTTCTCCTTGAGCCGCCGTACGCCGTTCTCGGCCGCAGCCACCGGGCCGTCGCTCTTCGTGCCGATGAACCTCGCCACCTCGTACCGGTAGAGGCCCGCGTCGCACCGCAGGTCGATCAGGTCGGGCGCGCCTTTACGGGGGAACAGCTCATCCAACGGTTTCCGGAGTACGCGCGCGATGCCCGGCAGCTTCTCCTGGTCCGGGACGCTTGAGCCCAACTCCCACCCCGCCACGGTTGAGTCCGCAGCGTCGACGGCAGCCCCCACCTCGGCCTGCGGGATCTCTGCAGCCCGTCGTACGGCGCGCACCACTGTTCTGTCGAAGTGGCGAGCTGACATCGAGACCTCTTTTTCGTGCGAGTCGAAGAACTATCGGCTCGTTGACCTTTCGTGCGAACCGGGATAGCTTCAGACTACCGAAAAACGGGGTGCCG is a genomic window of Streptomyces sp. YPW6 containing:
- a CDS encoding amidohydrolase family protein, with translation MLISGRRVLVDTGTYLDDGAVLIESDSIVAVGPRKEIEEQTAADVPRSVFDGTLLPGLIDAHVHLVFDGGPDPVSALQTSTDEALLADMRRRAEELLLSGVTTARDLGDRNGLALRLDSEIADQRTPGPRIVSAGTPLTTPGGHCHFLGGEVSGEAEIRALIRLNLERGAGVIKCMVTGGGLTRGGPASHQSQFSETELRLLVDEAHAAGVPVAAHAHGADGIAAAVEAGVDTIEHCTWMTGDGLDFRRDVVQQIIDRDITVCPAVSPHWRMLPAIFGEERAAGMFDLVRQMADAGVKLVAGTDAGVQRATFNGLVPALSFYAHLGLANAEIINMATTAAATALGLGSTTGRIAPGYRADLIAVGGDPLSDLDALKNVTAVFASGRRHDPKAPVE
- a CDS encoding helix-turn-helix domain-containing protein, with protein sequence MSARHFDRTVVRAVRRAAEIPQAEVGAAVDAADSTVAGWELGSSVPDQEKLPGIARVLRKPLDELFPRKGAPDLIDLRCDAGLYRYEVARFIGTKSDGPVAAAENGVRRLKEKYVPKLAAAYGVSEKALEQAQERSFGNIVEEDGDESVAAAEADEHPRALGEKISFLLEHSYPAGAVPGDGEIAEAVNRHAGAEVVTAKEVEALRTGAGDADGPDPVVLEGLAEFFGVERMYFEPDEAVTRQVYQGIRVLLASRNGTIGRVRARGLGPEGLSPEVLSLLTDLQAEFEKQVGSTDDE